Proteins encoded by one window of Nitrospira sp. MA-1:
- the mreD gene encoding rod shape-determining protein MreD → MTIFLNILLCFGVVLAQAVFSTILSVKGIYPDLCFILACLIGFLSGEYKGLMIGLTVGLFQDLLTPGGIGLNMVIKALAGGLAGITTHTFSTVTSASVLLITFALSLGCGLASLVVAYPELNSLDLLHAFSSGLIPQGLYNSLLTLVMFWLIKFIGQSVNMVHLGQKPR, encoded by the coding sequence GTGACGATTTTTCTCAACATTCTTCTGTGCTTTGGAGTGGTTCTGGCCCAAGCCGTCTTTAGCACCATCCTTTCCGTCAAAGGGATTTACCCGGATTTATGTTTCATCTTGGCCTGCTTAATCGGGTTTCTTTCAGGCGAATACAAAGGACTGATGATCGGACTGACGGTGGGACTATTTCAAGACTTACTCACTCCAGGCGGAATTGGGCTCAATATGGTCATAAAGGCACTTGCCGGTGGCTTGGCCGGCATCACAACCCACACATTTTCCACAGTCACCAGTGCCTCAGTTCTGCTCATCACCTTCGCGTTGTCGTTAGGGTGTGGATTAGCCTCTCTCGTCGTGGCATACCCGGAACTAAATAGCCTCGACCTCTTACATGCCTTCTCCTCAGGACTGATCCCACAAGGCCTCTACAACAGCCTACTAACCCTGGTGATGTTCTGGTTAATCAAGTTCATTGGCCAATCGGTGAATATGGTACACTTAGGCCAGAAACCTCGATAA
- a CDS encoding rod shape-determining protein → MGIFNYFISHFSQDMAIDLGTSSTLIYIKGKGIVLNEPSVVTVETNSKKLLSVGEEAKRMIGRTPGNLTAIRPMREGVIADFDMTERMLRHFIQKVHRGGTLLRPRIIIGVPSRITQVEQRAVKESAELAGAREVYLIEEPVAAAIGAGLPITEPSGNMVVDIGGGTTDIAVISLGGIVYSESVRVAGDQLDGAITNYLKREYSLLIGEHMAERIKMEIGSAYPLPEKKQMAVKGRDVVSGIPRTILVDDNEIREALHDCLTTIIRAIRLALENTPPELAGDIIDRGIVLTGGGSMLQGLDNRLREETSLPIVTVDDPLTSVVLGVGKTLEEFSLLRKISSHSRLNP, encoded by the coding sequence ATGGGTATATTCAATTATTTCATTAGCCATTTTTCCCAAGACATGGCCATCGATTTAGGAACTTCCTCCACATTAATTTATATCAAGGGCAAAGGGATTGTCTTGAACGAGCCCTCCGTGGTGACAGTTGAGACAAACTCAAAAAAACTTCTGTCGGTTGGGGAAGAAGCAAAGCGAATGATCGGGCGAACCCCTGGCAATCTCACTGCCATTCGTCCCATGCGAGAAGGTGTTATTGCTGATTTTGACATGACAGAACGCATGTTGCGCCATTTTATCCAAAAAGTTCATCGCGGGGGAACTCTGCTCAGGCCACGAATTATTATTGGCGTCCCATCCAGAATTACGCAAGTCGAACAACGTGCCGTTAAGGAATCAGCCGAATTGGCTGGTGCACGGGAAGTTTATCTCATCGAAGAACCGGTGGCCGCTGCAATCGGAGCGGGATTGCCGATTACCGAGCCTTCCGGCAACATGGTGGTGGATATCGGAGGAGGCACAACCGATATTGCCGTGATCTCCCTGGGAGGGATCGTTTACAGTGAATCAGTCCGGGTTGCGGGCGATCAATTGGATGGAGCCATCACAAACTATCTCAAGCGGGAATACAGCTTGCTAATCGGCGAACATATGGCAGAACGCATCAAGATGGAAATCGGCTCAGCCTACCCTCTGCCTGAAAAAAAGCAAATGGCCGTCAAGGGGCGAGATGTGGTATCCGGCATCCCCAGAACGATTCTTGTCGACGACAATGAGATACGAGAAGCTTTACATGATTGCCTCACCACGATCATCCGAGCCATTCGTCTGGCCTTGGAGAACACTCCGCCGGAATTGGCAGGAGATATTATTGACCGAGGGATCGTGCTGACCGGAGGCGGATCAATGCTTCAAGGGCTGGATAATCGACTACGCGAAGAAACGTCCCTACCCATTGTTACTGTCGATGACCCCTTAACCTCGGTCGTCTTAGGAGTAGGAAAAACTCTCGAGGAATTTAGCCTCCTTCGGAAAATTTCTTCGCATTCCAGGCTGAATCCCTGA
- a CDS encoding cation:proton antiporter, whose translation MSEVHILRDVLIIFSISVLVVFVFQKIRLPAVAGFLVSGTLVGPHGLNLISDLHQVETLAEIGVVLLLFTIGLETSLSRIRASRRLLWVGGPLQILSMLSGVVLGGWLLGRSWEESVFWGLLLSLSSTAIVLKILGDRGEMDALHGQATMAILIFQDLAVVAMILLTPVLGTGSQGETGVIVETLVKSVMVVGLIVLAARVLVPHVLHLIVGTRSRELFLLSIIVLGLGTAWLTSLAGLSLALGAFIAGLVISESEYSHQALAEVIPFRDSFNSLFFVSVGMLMNPSVIFEFPLLVMGMLVLVVLGKFLTGTGAVFLAGAPVSSALLTGVALAQVGEFAFILARVGQGEGLLDTQAYNIFLAVSVLSMTITPFLIQWAPRLARRTEALDRLKHWFPRRQSHASQSTKIKVKDHVIIVGYGLNGRNLARVLGDMEIPFVVLDVNPDVVQADQKGRGTIFYGDGTNPRVLTQAGIILARVLVVATSDPFGARRIVQQARQLNPTLHIVVRTRYLKELQDLQELGANDVVPEEFETSIEIFALVLRTYQTPKAMIQDKVEQIRREGYLLLRRGELPELAHHLRAGTLADVQVDTCRVENDSHVLGKPLRQLHIHGRTGASVIAITRNGVTQSNPSRETILEPGDVLVLLGAREQIRKAIALLVDAKM comes from the coding sequence ATGAGTGAAGTCCACATCCTACGAGATGTCCTCATTATTTTTTCTATTTCCGTTCTGGTTGTATTTGTTTTTCAAAAAATCCGGCTACCGGCAGTTGCGGGATTTTTAGTTTCTGGCACCTTAGTGGGTCCCCATGGGTTGAACCTCATTTCTGATCTGCACCAAGTCGAAACTCTTGCCGAAATCGGTGTGGTGTTGTTGTTGTTTACCATTGGCTTGGAAACCTCTCTTTCTCGCATACGGGCTTCCAGAAGGCTGTTATGGGTTGGTGGTCCCCTGCAGATTTTGAGCATGCTCAGTGGCGTAGTGCTTGGGGGATGGTTATTGGGTCGATCCTGGGAGGAATCGGTCTTCTGGGGTCTGTTGTTGTCGTTGAGCAGCACCGCCATTGTCCTCAAGATTCTGGGAGATCGAGGGGAAATGGATGCGCTACATGGGCAAGCAACTATGGCGATTCTTATTTTCCAGGATCTAGCCGTGGTGGCTATGATTTTACTGACTCCGGTACTGGGGACAGGTTCCCAAGGGGAGACAGGGGTCATTGTCGAAACGCTTGTGAAATCCGTCATGGTTGTGGGGTTAATTGTGCTGGCTGCACGGGTTTTGGTCCCTCATGTTCTTCATCTTATTGTGGGGACTCGAAGCCGAGAACTATTTCTCTTGTCGATTATCGTGTTGGGGCTGGGAACGGCTTGGTTGACCTCTCTCGCGGGGCTGTCATTGGCTCTTGGTGCCTTTATCGCGGGCCTCGTGATTTCTGAATCTGAATATAGTCATCAGGCGCTCGCCGAAGTCATTCCCTTTCGGGATAGTTTTAATAGTTTATTTTTTGTCTCAGTGGGGATGCTAATGAATCCCTCGGTCATCTTTGAATTTCCCCTCCTGGTGATGGGGATGTTGGTGCTTGTAGTTTTGGGAAAATTCCTTACGGGAACCGGAGCAGTGTTCCTAGCTGGGGCTCCCGTGTCTTCTGCATTATTAACAGGGGTGGCCTTAGCGCAGGTGGGAGAGTTTGCCTTTATTCTTGCACGAGTGGGTCAGGGGGAAGGGTTATTGGACACGCAAGCCTATAATATTTTTCTTGCAGTATCGGTGTTGTCTATGACGATTACGCCCTTTTTGATTCAATGGGCTCCCCGTCTGGCTAGACGGACCGAGGCGCTTGACCGCCTGAAGCATTGGTTTCCTCGACGTCAGTCCCATGCGTCACAAAGCACCAAAATCAAAGTCAAAGATCATGTCATCATCGTGGGCTATGGTTTAAATGGGCGGAATCTTGCACGGGTCTTAGGTGATATGGAAATTCCATTTGTTGTGCTGGACGTTAATCCTGATGTCGTGCAGGCTGATCAAAAAGGCCGAGGCACCATTTTCTACGGGGATGGGACGAATCCCAGGGTGCTGACTCAGGCCGGGATCATATTGGCAAGAGTGCTCGTGGTCGCGACCTCTGACCCATTTGGAGCGCGCCGGATTGTCCAGCAAGCACGACAGCTGAATCCCACTCTTCATATTGTCGTACGAACACGATATTTAAAGGAATTGCAGGATCTCCAAGAGTTAGGAGCCAATGATGTCGTGCCGGAGGAATTCGAAACATCCATTGAGATTTTTGCCTTGGTTCTTCGTACCTACCAGACGCCGAAGGCCATGATCCAAGACAAAGTTGAACAAATTCGTAGGGAGGGTTATCTCCTGCTTCGGCGAGGGGAGCTACCTGAGTTAGCTCACCATCTACGTGCTGGAACATTGGCTGATGTGCAAGTCGATACCTGTCGGGTGGAAAACGATTCTCACGTGTTGGGGAAACCATTGAGACAGTTGCATATCCATGGACGGACGGGCGCTTCTGTGATTGCGATTACCCGGAATGGCGTAACACAATCAAATCCTTCTCGCGAAACGATTCTGGAGCCAGGTGATGTCCTCGTCCTTCTTGGTGCGCGTGAGCAAATCCGCAAGGCCATTGCCCTCCTTGTGGATGCTAAAATGTGA
- the mrdA gene encoding penicillin-binding protein 2, giving the protein MLDTSRQANELADIQNRLIFVKIGFLMLLVLLGLRLWQLQVRDGLHYQDLARDNRTRTIILEPARGLLYDRNGELLANNIPSFQLYLSLEDLQDREALLAQLPQFVDIDQQELSHKLALKSRRGRVKIKADITLKEASLIESHRLELPGVVIQPEYQRHYPLENYASHVLGYVGEISESQLKEPGFSDLQGGRIIGQNGVERTFDEYLLGETGEEVIEVDALGYPKRSLSVRRPLAGDDLYLTLDIRLQRLAEDLLGEEAGAIVALDPWNGDVLALASKPGFNPNDVSGGISAKDWQRFLKDTRHPLTNRAIQGQYPPGSVFKIIMAAALLETQTLSAQEMTPCHGTFPFGRRVFRDWKAGGHGQVDLTKAIAESCDVYFYKAGNQLGVDPISTFARRFGLGEKTGIALPSERSGLVPSTEWKKRVKQEPWYPGETISISIGQGFLTVTPLQMAKVASIIATNGRVVQPRLLKASRLRRTGNLKEVPEPPIRQLAISPQTFAHIKEGLAAVVTRGTAKLAQSEFVNIAGKTGTAQVVALKPDGDKDKNKETQKEFRDHAWFVAFAPVEHPKIAVAVLVEHMGHGGSASAPLAKTLIEAYMGYETTQQPAPSLRNPIP; this is encoded by the coding sequence ATGTTGGACACTTCCCGCCAAGCCAATGAACTTGCCGATATTCAAAACCGACTAATTTTCGTCAAGATCGGCTTTCTGATGCTGTTGGTGTTATTGGGGCTCCGTCTTTGGCAACTACAGGTTCGGGACGGATTGCACTACCAAGACCTCGCCCGCGACAATCGCACTCGAACTATTATCTTAGAACCGGCTCGCGGGCTTCTATATGATCGGAACGGCGAACTTCTTGCCAATAATATCCCCAGCTTCCAATTGTATCTTTCTTTGGAAGACCTACAGGATCGTGAAGCCCTTCTGGCTCAGTTACCTCAGTTCGTCGACATTGACCAACAAGAGCTTTCCCATAAACTAGCACTCAAGAGTCGAAGAGGCCGAGTTAAAATTAAAGCCGATATTACCCTTAAAGAGGCGTCGCTCATCGAATCGCACCGGCTGGAACTTCCCGGGGTAGTGATTCAGCCGGAATATCAACGTCACTATCCACTTGAGAATTACGCCTCACATGTCCTGGGGTATGTGGGTGAGATTTCCGAATCCCAGCTTAAGGAGCCGGGATTTTCCGATCTTCAGGGAGGACGCATCATCGGGCAAAATGGAGTAGAGCGGACATTTGATGAATATCTTCTAGGAGAAACTGGAGAAGAAGTCATTGAAGTCGATGCCCTGGGGTATCCGAAACGGTCACTTTCCGTTCGCCGTCCCCTGGCTGGGGATGACCTATACCTGACTCTCGACATTCGACTTCAACGCCTCGCAGAAGACCTATTGGGAGAGGAGGCCGGAGCCATTGTCGCCCTGGATCCCTGGAATGGAGACGTCCTGGCGCTGGCAAGCAAACCTGGGTTTAATCCCAATGATGTCTCGGGAGGGATTAGCGCCAAAGACTGGCAACGATTTCTCAAAGATACCCGCCACCCCCTCACCAATCGCGCCATTCAAGGCCAATATCCACCGGGGTCGGTATTTAAAATCATTATGGCAGCAGCCCTCCTGGAGACTCAAACGCTCAGCGCACAGGAAATGACCCCCTGCCATGGAACATTTCCCTTTGGAAGGCGGGTCTTTCGTGATTGGAAAGCCGGAGGGCATGGTCAAGTCGACTTAACCAAAGCCATTGCGGAATCTTGTGATGTGTACTTTTACAAGGCCGGCAATCAATTGGGGGTCGATCCCATCTCCACCTTTGCCCGTCGGTTCGGATTAGGTGAAAAGACAGGCATTGCGCTCCCTTCAGAACGGTCTGGCCTCGTCCCTTCCACGGAATGGAAAAAAAGAGTCAAACAGGAACCATGGTACCCTGGAGAGACCATTTCAATTTCCATTGGGCAAGGATTTTTAACCGTGACCCCCCTTCAGATGGCGAAAGTGGCTTCCATCATTGCGACCAATGGACGAGTGGTCCAACCTCGGTTGCTCAAAGCCTCCCGACTTCGACGAACCGGCAATCTCAAAGAAGTTCCTGAGCCACCCATTCGCCAATTAGCCATCTCTCCCCAAACGTTTGCGCATATCAAGGAGGGATTGGCTGCAGTCGTCACCAGAGGAACAGCCAAACTGGCCCAATCAGAGTTCGTGAACATTGCGGGTAAAACCGGAACAGCTCAGGTCGTTGCACTGAAACCTGATGGGGACAAAGATAAGAACAAGGAGACTCAAAAGGAATTTCGAGACCATGCCTGGTTTGTGGCGTTTGCACCCGTAGAACATCCAAAGATTGCGGTGGCGGTATTAGTTGAACATATGGGGCATGGAGGCTCGGCGTCCGCTCCCTTAGCCAAGACCCTCATTGAAGCCTATATGGGCTATGAGACCACTCAACAGCCTGCTCCCTCTCTCAGAAACCCAATCCCCTAG
- the mreC gene encoding rod shape-determining protein MreC: protein MPRSEPNFPIPTSIRRVLGVIFILFLALLLFLPRQSQEWLSHVGGPFARILEVPLHAVASVQNSIRQAWDHYIALQDAWEENQLLRQEVQRLQGEKNFLREKAIIATQFQQLLAYQETTPMTTLPARIIGRNVSNWYRSMIINKGSQDGIHPEMGVITDAGVVGRVVRVNPTTSIVLLLSDPNVAITGMIQKSRDEGLVQGTPQGTIHMKYLPPLSPVQPGDPVVTSGLTNDFPRGLQIGRIHEVTKADTDLFQLGEIEPIVDFTKLEAVLVITSFQPALPPSLPKPAVSPSP, encoded by the coding sequence ATGCCTCGATCAGAGCCGAATTTTCCCATACCTACAAGTATCCGTCGAGTTCTAGGAGTTATCTTCATTCTATTCCTCGCACTCCTGCTGTTTCTGCCGCGACAATCTCAGGAATGGTTAAGTCATGTTGGAGGACCTTTCGCACGAATATTGGAAGTCCCCCTGCATGCTGTAGCCTCGGTACAGAATTCTATCCGTCAAGCGTGGGACCACTACATCGCACTACAGGATGCTTGGGAAGAAAATCAACTGCTAAGGCAGGAAGTTCAGCGCCTACAAGGAGAGAAGAATTTCCTTCGAGAAAAGGCCATTATTGCCACGCAATTTCAACAATTACTGGCGTATCAGGAAACCACGCCCATGACGACCCTTCCGGCTCGAATCATCGGCCGAAATGTGTCCAATTGGTATCGGTCCATGATCATCAATAAAGGCAGTCAAGACGGCATTCACCCGGAAATGGGTGTCATCACTGATGCCGGAGTGGTAGGACGTGTCGTACGAGTCAACCCCACGACATCCATCGTGCTTCTTCTTTCCGACCCCAATGTCGCGATCACCGGGATGATTCAAAAAAGCCGGGATGAGGGACTGGTACAGGGAACCCCTCAAGGAACCATTCATATGAAATATCTGCCTCCTCTTTCCCCCGTTCAACCAGGAGATCCAGTGGTCACATCTGGATTAACAAATGATTTTCCCCGTGGACTCCAAATTGGCCGGATTCACGAGGTCACCAAAGCCGATACCGATTTATTTCAATTGGGGGAAATTGAGCCAATTGTAGATTTCACCAAACTGGAAGCGGTCCTGGTGATTACCTCATTTCAGCCTGCGCTCCCTCCATCATTACCGAAACCGGCGGTCTCTCCTTCTCCCTGA
- the leuC gene encoding 3-isopropylmalate dehydratase large subunit: protein MASKTLFEKIWDQHVVREEPDGTTLLYIDRHLVHEVTSPQAFEGLRLAGRRPRRPTAALAVPDHNVPTTDRSQGIADPMSALQISTLESNCAEFGITYYGMEDIRQGIVHVIGPEQGLTLPGMTIVCGDSHTSTHGAFGALAFGIGTSEVEHVLATQCLVQKRPKTMEIRVEGTLPDYCSSKDVILAIIGQIGIGGGTGYVVEYTGSVIRSFSMEGRMTLCNMSIEAGARAGLVSPDELTVAYVKNRPLSPKEEVFQQAKSDWLKLKTDPGARFDKVVELRGEDISPQVTWGTNPGMVTDVNGHVPDPASIPDEKLRMATERALAYMGLPGGIPICDIRVDRVFIGSCTNSRIEDLRVAARYAKGKHVAQSVKAMVVPGSGLVKHQAEEEGLDRIFRDAGFEWREPGCSMCLAMNADVLTPGERCASTSNRNFEGRQGKGGRTHLVSPAMAAAAAVEGHFVDIRDWKM from the coding sequence ATGGCAAGCAAAACATTGTTTGAAAAGATTTGGGATCAGCATGTGGTTCGTGAAGAGCCAGATGGGACAACCTTATTGTATATTGACCGACACCTCGTGCATGAAGTGACTTCCCCGCAAGCCTTTGAGGGACTCCGGTTGGCTGGCAGGAGGCCAAGGCGTCCAACTGCGGCGCTCGCTGTTCCCGATCACAATGTTCCAACCACCGATCGGTCGCAGGGCATTGCCGATCCTATGAGTGCCTTGCAAATTTCAACCTTGGAAAGCAACTGTGCAGAGTTTGGAATTACCTATTATGGGATGGAGGATATCCGTCAAGGTATTGTCCATGTCATCGGACCTGAACAAGGGTTGACGCTACCGGGGATGACGATTGTGTGTGGAGATTCCCATACATCGACTCATGGGGCGTTTGGAGCCTTGGCGTTTGGCATTGGCACCTCAGAAGTCGAGCATGTGTTGGCGACGCAATGTTTGGTCCAGAAACGACCCAAGACTATGGAAATTCGGGTGGAGGGCACGCTTCCTGATTATTGTTCTTCCAAAGATGTCATACTGGCGATTATCGGGCAAATTGGTATTGGTGGTGGAACCGGATATGTCGTGGAATATACGGGTTCGGTGATCCGATCGTTTTCAATGGAAGGCCGGATGACCCTTTGTAATATGTCTATTGAGGCGGGAGCGCGTGCTGGTCTGGTCAGTCCGGACGAATTGACGGTCGCATATGTGAAGAATCGGCCGCTTAGTCCGAAGGAGGAGGTATTTCAGCAGGCGAAGTCGGATTGGTTGAAATTGAAAACAGACCCTGGAGCCCGGTTTGATAAGGTTGTTGAGCTGCGAGGGGAGGATATTTCACCTCAAGTGACTTGGGGGACCAATCCCGGAATGGTGACCGATGTGAATGGCCATGTGCCTGATCCTGCATCCATTCCGGATGAAAAACTGCGGATGGCAACAGAACGTGCCTTAGCGTATATGGGGTTGCCAGGTGGTATCCCTATATGTGACATCCGGGTCGATCGAGTTTTCATCGGGTCCTGCACCAACTCACGAATTGAGGATTTACGGGTGGCGGCACGGTATGCCAAAGGAAAGCACGTTGCCCAAAGCGTCAAAGCCATGGTGGTGCCTGGATCAGGGTTAGTCAAACATCAAGCGGAGGAGGAAGGTTTGGATCGGATTTTTCGCGACGCGGGTTTTGAATGGCGTGAACCAGGATGCAGTATGTGCCTCGCCATGAATGCGGACGTGCTCACACCGGGAGAACGATGTGCCTCAACCAGTAATCGAAACTTCGAGGGGCGTCAGGGAAAGGGTGGACGGACCCACTTAGTATCCCCTGCTATGGCTGCTGCTGCTGCTGTTGAGGGACATTTTGTTGATATTCGTGATTGGAAGATGTGA
- a CDS encoding Ig-like domain-containing protein, whose protein sequence is MSDVCTVSRLRRCIAWCVFGSCLLVLPTGAQSATSDSATLQWSPNQETNLAGYRIYRGTNPGVYGVPTTVGKITTYQYANLLTDKTHYFTITAFDASGNESLPSPEVKKYIANASTSSGASNPPPPSSLLISNLTVASGSAYGVSAIGLQAGGMVYRDRTYRFTTVPASVQGAAYIQTANNDKAATTAAFLRFTVNQPVSVSVAYDVRLTPKPSWLNPFTDTGKNLVTSDTTLRLFARSFPAGTITLGGNASGGGGSMYAVIVQPTGPSPDITPPTVTLISPQNGTSLNGTIALSATATDNVGVVGVQFRLNGNNLGAEDTTAPFSLTWNTNGAAPGKYTFTAVARDAAGNTTSSAPVTGTVLPPPDLTPPTVTLISPQNGTSLNGTIALSATATDNVGVVGVQFRLNGNNLGAEDTTAPFSLTWNTNGAAPGKYTFTAVARDAAGNTTSSAPVTGSVPNPTVSPLTISNMVVASGQGYVVPVSGLRTGGAVYRDRAYRFTTVPASVQGAAYIQTANNDKAATTAAFLRFTVNQPVSVSVAYDVRLTPKPSWLNPFTDTGKNLVTSDTTLRLFARSFPAGTITLGGNASGGGGSMYAVIVQPSAAGTSTVPYPPTPPLSVSDLTVASGSVYEMSAIGLQAGGTVYRDRAYRFTTVPASVQGAAYIQTANNDKAATTAAFLRFTVNQPVSVSVAYDVRLTPKPSWLNPFTDTGKNLVTSDTTLRLFARSFPAGTITLGGNASGGGGSMYAVIVQPLHQ, encoded by the coding sequence ATGTCCGACGTTTGTACAGTGAGTCGTCTGAGAAGGTGTATTGCGTGGTGTGTGTTCGGCAGTTGCCTCCTTGTTCTTCCGACTGGGGCGCAATCTGCGACCAGTGATTCGGCCACCCTCCAATGGTCCCCCAATCAAGAGACCAACTTAGCGGGGTATCGGATCTATCGAGGAACCAACCCGGGGGTCTATGGGGTTCCTACGACGGTCGGGAAGATCACGACCTACCAATATGCCAACTTACTTACGGACAAAACGCACTATTTTACGATTACGGCGTTTGATGCCTCGGGCAATGAAAGTCTTCCCTCCCCGGAGGTGAAGAAATATATCGCCAATGCTTCCACCTCTTCCGGGGCTTCTAATCCGCCGCCCCCCTCCTCACTACTCATTTCGAATCTGACCGTGGCCAGTGGGTCAGCGTATGGGGTGTCGGCCATCGGTCTCCAAGCGGGGGGGATGGTGTATCGCGATCGCACCTATCGGTTTACGACGGTGCCCGCGAGCGTGCAGGGCGCGGCGTATATCCAAACCGCCAATAATGATAAAGCGGCCACGACGGCGGCCTTCCTGCGCTTTACGGTGAATCAACCGGTGTCCGTGTCAGTGGCCTATGATGTCCGGCTCACGCCGAAACCATCGTGGTTGAACCCCTTTACCGATACGGGCAAGAATCTGGTGACCTCGGATACGACCCTGCGGCTCTTTGCGCGGAGCTTCCCGGCCGGCACGATTACCCTTGGGGGCAATGCCAGCGGGGGGGGCGGGAGTATGTATGCCGTCATCGTCCAGCCAACCGGCCCTTCTCCCGATATTACGCCCCCCACGGTCACTCTGATATCTCCGCAAAATGGGACGTCTCTAAACGGTACAATTGCGCTATCCGCTACCGCCACGGATAATGTTGGGGTGGTGGGCGTCCAATTCCGACTCAATGGGAATAATCTGGGGGCGGAAGATACCACCGCCCCCTTCTCATTAACCTGGAACACTAATGGAGCGGCTCCCGGGAAATATACCTTTACGGCAGTTGCACGCGATGCAGCGGGCAATACGACAAGTTCAGCCCCAGTGACCGGGACGGTTCTACCACCTCCCGACCTCACGCCCCCCACGGTCACTCTGATATCTCCGCAAAATGGGACGTCTCTAAACGGTACAATTGCGCTATCCGCTACCGCCACGGATAATGTTGGGGTGGTGGGCGTCCAATTCCGACTCAATGGGAATAATCTGGGGGCGGAAGATACCACCGCCCCCTTCTCATTAACCTGGAACACTAATGGAGCGGCTCCCGGGAAATATACCTTTACGGCAGTTGCACGCGATGCAGCGGGCAATACGACAAGTTCAGCCCCAGTGACCGGGAGTGTCCCGAATCCAACCGTGTCCCCATTAACAATTTCGAACATGGTGGTTGCTAGTGGGCAAGGGTATGTGGTGCCTGTCTCTGGCCTCCGAACCGGGGGCGCGGTGTATCGGGACCGCGCCTATCGATTTACGACGGTGCCCGCGAGCGTGCAGGGCGCGGCGTATATCCAAACTGCCAATAATGATAAAGCGGCGACGACGGCGGCCTTCCTGCGCTTTACGGTGAATCAACCGGTGTCCGTGTCAGTGGCCTATGATGTCCGGCTCACGCCGAAACCATCGTGGTTGAACCCCTTTACCGATACGGGCAAGAATCTGGTGACCTCGGATACGACCCTGCGGCTCTTTGCGCGGAGCTTCCCGGCCGGGACGATTACCCTTGGGGGTAATGCCAGCGGGGGGGGCGGGAGTATGTATGCCGTCATCGTCCAGCCCTCAGCGGCCGGTACCAGCACGGTCCCTTATCCACCCACGCCTCCATTAAGCGTTTCGGACCTGACCGTGGCCAGTGGGTCAGTGTATGAGATGTCGGCCATCGGTCTCCAAGCCGGGGGCACGGTGTATCGGGACCGCGCCTATCGATTTACGACGGTGCCCGCGAGCGTGCAGGGCGCGGCGTATATCCAAACTGCCAATAATGATAAAGCGGCGACGACGGCGGCCTTCCTGCGCTTTACGGTGAATCAACCGGTGTCCGTGTCAGTGGCCTATGATGTCCGGCTCACGCCGAAACCATCGTGGTTGAACCCCTTTACCGATACGGGCAAGAATCTGGTGACCTCGGATACGACCCTGCGGCTCTTTGCGCGGAGCTTCCCGGCCGGGACGATTACCCTTGGAGGCAATGCCAGCGGGGGGGGCGGGAGTATGTATGCCGTCATCGTTCAACCTCTGCACCAATGA
- the leuD gene encoding 3-isopropylmalate dehydratase small subunit, with the protein MQAFTILTGTVAPLNRGNVDTDQIIPKQYLKTIHRTGLKEGLFADWRRRADGSQDPEFFVNQSCYQQATILLTRENFGCGSSREHAPWALLDYGIRCIVAPSFADIFYNNCFQNGILPVELPGEVIQTLFDRVAHTDQYQITVDLAQQIVILPEGEKYSFTLDPFRKDCLLKGLDGIGLTLQHESAITAYEKRRAQEAPWLFQDFSSSVHS; encoded by the coding sequence ATGCAAGCGTTTACCATATTGACCGGAACGGTTGCTCCGTTAAATCGTGGCAATGTTGATACGGATCAAATCATTCCGAAACAATATTTGAAAACGATCCATCGCACCGGCCTCAAAGAGGGGTTATTTGCCGATTGGCGGCGGCGTGCGGATGGGTCTCAGGATCCTGAGTTTTTTGTCAACCAATCGTGCTATCAACAGGCCACGATTCTATTGACCCGTGAAAATTTCGGATGTGGATCCTCAAGGGAGCACGCTCCATGGGCTTTGTTGGATTATGGCATTCGTTGTATTGTGGCTCCGAGTTTTGCCGATATTTTCTACAACAATTGTTTTCAGAATGGGATTCTCCCCGTCGAGCTTCCAGGAGAAGTCATCCAAACATTGTTTGACCGAGTAGCTCATACTGACCAATATCAGATCACAGTCGACTTAGCTCAGCAGATTGTCATTCTTCCCGAAGGGGAGAAGTATTCCTTTACCCTGGATCCTTTTCGCAAGGATTGTTTGTTGAAGGGATTGGACGGAATTGGACTCACGCTTCAACATGAATCCGCGATTACTGCCTATGAAAAGCGCCGGGCTCAGGAGGCTCCCTGGCTCTTTCAGGATTTTTCCTCTTCAGTCCACTCGTAA